CATTTAAATTTACTACTTTGACAAACTTTTAAGTTCTGTAAGGTCAGGGGCATGCAGATTATATTACACACCACACACAACACTTACATCACAGCATGGTAACCATGGAAACACTCAAAATCCCCCTATCCTAAAATACACCATTTCATCCCTCAAAAATCTCtcaattttactgtttttaaacttgattgatttatttataaacatccACCTTTGGTGTTAACAATCCATAGTCATATTGTTGAGAAACAAACCTAAATTTTATACCTTGGTCGTCCCCAGAAATCGTATATCCTGGGGAGATGTGATTCTAGTTTTATTTCTGCAATACTGAAACAATACACATTGGTGTTACTGTTAATCAAATCACATCATATGCCAGTGAAGGCAGATAACAACGCCACATAAACATAAAATGTAAAACCCAGGACTGTCACCTCAGTAATTCTGGCGTGTATTCAGCATCAAACAGATAACTGAAAAAGAAGCCCTACAGTGATTGAGGAGGGGTGCCCAAGCCTTATAAAGATTGTAAAGGGAATTATAGTATAAAATCTATAACACTGCATTGTATCAATAATCAGCTAAATGTCTTTATAAATCAGTACAGCATACACTTTAGAAAGTGAGCTAGTGCATCGTTAGCTGGGGGTTATGATATAACTACGGTGTTAAGACCTAACTATTTAAATACTCAACTTTTACCGTAAACTACATTTGAAATAATAACTTCAAATCATTAgaaacattatatttaaaatacataaacaagGAACCAAATCTACTCATCTCAATGACTCTTACTTTATATGGTAATTATTATACACTAATTAACTCTAAGGGTTAAATTATGCTAACCCTATAACACAGAGAGTACTGTCCTTCTCAAATAATAATTGCTAAATCATCCTTTTCACCCATTTTGTTATATGAACATTCAagtataaaattcattttatcatCTGCTTTACAAGTGAACTTCTTATTTATAATGAACtttctttaaaagaagaaatcaatgggaaaatttttatttgattttgtaaaatatctcTCCTCTttcataaatttcaaatttctactctacatttaaatgaatgcagacaaaatatttgttcataTAAGACAGGTACATACTGAAAAGCTCCCAGTTATGAAAAGAATCATAGTCATATACACATATTAGTTACGTAGGTTATAGATGTGCCAACAGAAAGCAAAGGTGGAGGGGTAACACTAAATATCGTGTGAGCAAATGTTTACTGAGAGCTAATTTACTGATCAAGTCATTACCTAAGAAGTTGTTTGTTCTTTTGCCTACAGATAATATTCAGAGGGTACAGGTATAGATGTAAGAACAAAGGTacagaataaaaattaaacaatactgacatgcgaccagttctcgccaagtaccatttctcgccagtgcatCAATAATCATATTTCTTCATTTGTAGTTTTTTGTGTGAacaaaatgacgtaacaatgcacagGTGAGAAATGGTTCTCTGCAAGAACTGGTCACATGCTAGTATAGTTTCATCAAAGTTCAAGATTCAGTTCAAGATTGAGATCAAAATCCAACTGGACAATAATTTTCAGAACATAGATGTTTCTACAGGGGGTGAAGCAAAAAAACAAGCatgtaaactttcttctttgtctttaaaatgtttaagcCAATGAATAAGCTCTATTTGTATCAGATCAAAAAAAACAtgtcattttataatttttctataaagATCAAGATTATTCTGGTTGAAGCAATTTGCAGCTGCCAAAGTTGGTTGGGTTCATATCTTTAATTATCTAATAATGTCTTTCCTGTGAATGATATGATCAGCACAGATAAACTGTAAACCTGCATGAGTGTACTGATAAagtcctacatgtacatgttgccCGATACTGTGCTTATGCCATTGTACTGTCCCGGGCAGACTACGCTGCATACTTACGATCTGTCAGGGTGATTGTGAGGGATTTCTCCTTTTCCCAGTTTCCGTGGAGATGAAAGTTTGCCTGGAGATGACCTTCCAGTTTTTACTGGAACTAATGCCTCTgaaagaaacaattttttcttccatTACACATCAAATTCTGAAGAAAAAGTTCTACAGTGATTTTTTAAGCTATATACAGATTGAAATTTGTTAGTTGCAATTTCTTAGAAAGCTTGATTGGAAACGCTCTAGTGCCCATGCAGTTATTGATTTTCTTGCTGAATTTTATAccttgacatggttttaaatattatatatataaaactttaacataaaaagaataaaactgttaaatttCATCTAGGAGAATAGTACATTGCCCTGAATGTTTGTTTTGGAAATCACATATTTATCGATAACAGTATTTTTAacttcagtacatgtatttaaaatatctttctGTGTAGTGGTTaccagattttaaattttatttcaagtccTTTAGATAATCATTATTTTCAAGGTTTCAATCTTCAAGTATACTTATTAAATAGATACTTATTGAAATGATTCTGCAAGTTTCTTTGATTAAACCTTCCTGAAATTATTGAAGAAAATGGAGCGCACCCATTACTTGAGATTCCTTATATCAATGTGTGGCCTTCACAAGGGAAATTTAAACTCCTAATTCAATGTAAGCAAGTAAACACAAAGGCCATTACACCTGATGGTTGTTCAgtattttttaccagaaagaAACAGTGTTACATATACATAGAGTTGTCAGTCAGTCGGCTCCATTGACAAGCCTAGCGACAGACCACCTCACAAGGACTCTCTGATTTATCTGAACAATTTCAAGAAAGCCAAAGTTCAATAAAGGTACACACTGGATCAGCAAGTGTTCAATTCATATGGAAACTTCAAATACACTGCCAGGTGTAATGCACACCTTGATTTATCTGCATGTTTCTTTCTGTTCTGTTTTTGTGCTACATGCTAGCACATAGTTTTCTTTACTTAAAGAAGaaacatttatacaaaaatatccAAATGCATCAAAAAGAAATTTTGTGAATACTGAAAAAAAGATATAGCCCTTACAAATACAGATTCCAAACCTTGTTATAACATATACTGTATTTCTGGTTATTTTTCTGATGATCTAATTTAACTTgggttttttaatcattttcacaGCAAGAAATTATATCCAGTATTGTTTGTTCTTATGCCGACACATATAACAAAGTTACACATTTAGTCCTTTTCCTAAATTTTGTCACACGAAAAAAAACTTGGATGTAATGaatatgtatattacatgtaagcaTTAGGCAATATAACAGAAAGAGACGTTAGACCTTGATTCAACAAATACAGGTCCTAgatcttgttataactgatttagACCTAAGAAAATGGTATCTTTAATCAATGTGTCATTTTTTTTGGAAGGGTTCTAATAAAGCCACTCAAATATTGTTGGCCTGACAGCTATATCTGATCATTCAGCTGTCAACAAGTAACCTGGCACATTTTTGTACCAACAGGAACCAGCATACTACAGGCTGTTGTCCACACAGACTTATATCTTCAAGTTATGAGCCCTTAACATTTAACATTGGTTGCCTACCAGATTGAAACTGAGGATCTTTGGTTTGCCTGCCTTTGGTTTTTGGTGCTTGTTTACTGCCATTGCTTTCTCCACCCCCTCTCACAGATTTATTGCCATTATATTCTCCACCCTCCCTATATGACCGACTATAATCAGTCTCTCTGTGTTTACTGTTCATTTCTCCACTTCCTCTGAGTCTCCCATTGAAATCTCCACTCTCTCTTTGAGCTCTGTTCATATCACTGTCTCTGAGTTTGCCGTTGGGTTCTCCACTTTCCTTGCGTGAGGTGCGACTTCCTTGAGTGTACGCTGTATTGCTACTATCCATTGTGCCAGGTTTGGATGGTATAGAGGCATGGCGGCTATCTTTAGAACCGAGTTTACTACGACTGTCTTTAGAGTCAGATCGTGAATATCTCTTAAATCTCTCAGAGTAATCCATAGTTCTTTCCCAATTATGTGGAATTTAAATCCATTAAAACTGAAAAGTCCTAAATTACAACTGTCACTTGGAATAAAAGAATCTTTCTATAAATTGGTTTGAAAAAGTTCACAGTAACATAAATCCGAAGCTTTTTTATTCACTGTGCCATTGGCAACATTGTACAGTCCAGTGTTGATGGTGGTTTCCAATCAGAAACAGTTTAAC
This is a stretch of genomic DNA from Crassostrea angulata isolate pt1a10 chromosome 4, ASM2561291v2, whole genome shotgun sequence. It encodes these proteins:
- the LOC128182515 gene encoding uncharacterized protein LOC128182515 isoform X18 is translated as MDYSERFKRYSRSDSKDSRSKLGSKDSRHASIPSKPGTMDSSNTAYTQGSRTSRKESGEPNGKLRDSDMNRAQRESGDFNGRLRGSGEMNSKHRETDYSRSYREGGEYNGNKSVRGGGESNGSKQAPKTKGRQTKDPQFQSEALVPVKTGRSSPGKLSSPRKLGKGEIPHNHPDRSIGVKTKGGSNDMGSYHFEGKGYFDPAIYIYPTSDNVPRSYLEEKEMECMAKDETIRMLNSKIRRLEHLLQLKDTRMLDLQGQIAREQGLYYVTSRKHVVK
- the LOC128182515 gene encoding uncharacterized protein LOC128182515 isoform X12, which gives rise to MDYSERFKRYSRSDSKDSRSKLGSKDSRHASIPSKPGTMDSSNTAYTQGSRTSRKESGEPNGKLRDSDMNRAQRESGDFNGRLRGSGEMNSKHRETDYSRSYREGGEYNGNKSVRGGGESNGSKQAPKTKGRQTKDPQFQSEALVPVKTGRSSPGKLSSPRKLGKGEIPHNHPDRSIAEIKLESHLPRIYDFWGRPSIGVKTKGGSNDMGSYHFEGKGYFDPAIYIYPTSDNVPRSYLEEKEMECMAKDETIRMLNSKIRRLEHLLQLKDTRMLDLQGQIAREQGLYYVTSRKHVVK
- the LOC128182515 gene encoding uncharacterized protein LOC128182515 isoform X8 gives rise to the protein MDYSERFKRYSRSDSKDSRSKLGSKDSRHASIPSKPGTMDSSNTAYTQGSRTSRKESGEPNGKLRDSDMNRAQRESGDFNGRLRGSGEMNSKHRETDYSRSYREGGEYNGNKSVRGGGESNGSKQAPKTKGRQTKDPQFQSEALVPVKTGRSSPGKLSSPRKLGKGEIPHNHPDRSYLFDAEYTPELLSIAEIKLESHLPRIYDFWGRPSIGVKTKGGSNDMGSYHFEGKGYFDPAIYIYPTSDNVPRSYLEEKEMECMAKDETIRMLNSKIRRLEHLLQLKDTRMLDLQGQIAREQGLYYVTSRKHVVK
- the LOC128182515 gene encoding uncharacterized protein LOC128182515 isoform X16, which encodes MDYSERFKRYSRSDSKDSRSKLGSKDSRHASIPSKPGTMDSSNTAYTQGSRTSRKESGEPNGKLRDSDMNRAQRESGDFNGRLRGSGEMNSKHRETDYSRSYREGGEYNGNKSVRGGGESNGSKQAPKTKGRQTKDPQFQSEALVPVKTGRSSPGKLSSPRKLGKGEIPHNHPDRSQKNKQLLSIGVKTKGGSNDMGSYHFEGKGYFDPAIYIYPTSDNVPRSYLEEKEMECMAKDETIRMLNSKIRRLEHLLQLKDTRMLDLQGQIAREQGLYYVTSRKHVVK